A genomic stretch from Gopherus flavomarginatus isolate rGopFla2 chromosome 3, rGopFla2.mat.asm, whole genome shotgun sequence includes:
- the MED28 gene encoding mediator of RNA polymerase II transcription subunit 28 isoform X3, translating to MAAALSGMFTNQPPGAPPPPLPPGGPGQAGLLPASAGPRNPNSTLVDELEASFEACFASLVSQDYVNGTDQEEIRTGVDQCIQKFLDVARQTECFFLQKRLHLSVQKPELVIKEPFKIGYFCFVIAGMNIGAWRNKVGENDEQLEPRMTHLRKQCKM from the exons ATGGCGGCGGCTCTGAGCGGGATGTTTACAAACCAGCCGCCGGGAGCGCCTCCCCCTCCGCTCCCTCCTGGCGGCCCCGGCCAGGCCGGCCTCCTCCCGGCCTCCGCGGGACCGCGCAACCCCAACAGCACGCTGGTGGACGAGCTAGAAGCGTCCTTTGAG GCTTGCTTTGCTTCACTTGTGAGTCAGGATTATGTGAATGGCACAGATCAGGAAGAAATTAGAACTG GTGTTGATCAATGTATCCAGAAATTTCTGGATGTTGCGAGACAAACTGAATGTTTTTTCCTACAAAAAAGATTACATCTGTCTGTCCAGAAACCAGAGTTAGTTATTAAAGAG CCTTTCAAAATTGGGTATTTCTGCTTTGTGATAGCTGGAATGAATATAGGAGCatggagaaacaaggtgggtgag AATGATGAGCAATTGGAACCAAGAATGACCCACTTAAGAAAACAGTGTAAGATGTGA
- the MED28 gene encoding mediator of RNA polymerase II transcription subunit 28 isoform X4, whose protein sequence is MAAALSGMFTNQPPGAPPPPLPPGGPGQAGLLPASAGPRNPNSTLVDELEASFEACFASLVSQDYVNGTDQEEIRTGVDQCIQKFLDVARQTECFFLQKRLHLSVQKPELVIKEPFKIGYFCFVIAGMNIGAWRNKNDEQLEPRMTHLRKQCKM, encoded by the exons ATGGCGGCGGCTCTGAGCGGGATGTTTACAAACCAGCCGCCGGGAGCGCCTCCCCCTCCGCTCCCTCCTGGCGGCCCCGGCCAGGCCGGCCTCCTCCCGGCCTCCGCGGGACCGCGCAACCCCAACAGCACGCTGGTGGACGAGCTAGAAGCGTCCTTTGAG GCTTGCTTTGCTTCACTTGTGAGTCAGGATTATGTGAATGGCACAGATCAGGAAGAAATTAGAACTG GTGTTGATCAATGTATCCAGAAATTTCTGGATGTTGCGAGACAAACTGAATGTTTTTTCCTACAAAAAAGATTACATCTGTCTGTCCAGAAACCAGAGTTAGTTATTAAAGAG CCTTTCAAAATTGGGTATTTCTGCTTTGTGATAGCTGGAATGAATATAGGAGCatggagaaacaag AATGATGAGCAATTGGAACCAAGAATGACCCACTTAAGAAAACAGTGTAAGATGTGA
- the MED28 gene encoding mediator of RNA polymerase II transcription subunit 28 isoform X1 → MAAALSGMFTNQPPGAPPPPLPPGGPGQAGLLPASAGPRNPNSTLVDELEASFEACFASLVSQDYVNGTDQEEIRTGVDQCIQKFLDVARQTECFFLQKRLHLSVQKPELVIKEPFKIGYFCFVIAGMNIGAWRNKLEIVKRKEASSLSSWSWIPQHSDKTESMAWTAPFPVPCYHSCDWWETIFAWRWA, encoded by the exons ATGGCGGCGGCTCTGAGCGGGATGTTTACAAACCAGCCGCCGGGAGCGCCTCCCCCTCCGCTCCCTCCTGGCGGCCCCGGCCAGGCCGGCCTCCTCCCGGCCTCCGCGGGACCGCGCAACCCCAACAGCACGCTGGTGGACGAGCTAGAAGCGTCCTTTGAG GCTTGCTTTGCTTCACTTGTGAGTCAGGATTATGTGAATGGCACAGATCAGGAAGAAATTAGAACTG GTGTTGATCAATGTATCCAGAAATTTCTGGATGTTGCGAGACAAACTGAATGTTTTTTCCTACAAAAAAGATTACATCTGTCTGTCCAGAAACCAGAGTTAGTTATTAAAGAG CCTTTCAAAATTGGGTATTTCTGCTTTGTGATAGCTGGAATGAATATAGGAGCatggagaaacaag CTGGAAATTGTCAAGAGAAAGGAAGCCTCTAGCCTCTCCAGCTGGAGTTGGATACCTCAGCACTCAGATAAAACAGAATCAATGGCTTGGACTGCCCCTTTCCCAGTGCCATGCTACCACAGCTGTGATTGGTG GGAGACAATCTTTGCTTGGAGATGGGCCTGA
- the MED28 gene encoding mediator of RNA polymerase II transcription subunit 28 isoform X2 translates to MAAALSGMFTNQPPGAPPPPLPPGGPGQAGLLPASAGPRNPNSTLVDELEASFEACFASLVSQDYVNGTDQEEIRTGVDQCIQKFLDVARQTECFFLQKRLHLSVQKPELVIKEDVSELKNELQRKEALIQKHLGKLRHWQQVLEDMNVQHKKPAEMPQGPLAYLEQASANIPAPMKQT, encoded by the exons ATGGCGGCGGCTCTGAGCGGGATGTTTACAAACCAGCCGCCGGGAGCGCCTCCCCCTCCGCTCCCTCCTGGCGGCCCCGGCCAGGCCGGCCTCCTCCCGGCCTCCGCGGGACCGCGCAACCCCAACAGCACGCTGGTGGACGAGCTAGAAGCGTCCTTTGAG GCTTGCTTTGCTTCACTTGTGAGTCAGGATTATGTGAATGGCACAGATCAGGAAGAAATTAGAACTG GTGTTGATCAATGTATCCAGAAATTTCTGGATGTTGCGAGACAAACTGAATGTTTTTTCCTACAAAAAAGATTACATCTGTCTGTCCAGAAACCAGAGTTAGTTATTAAAGAG GATGTTTCAGAATTGAAAAATGAATTGCAGAGGAAAGAAGCACTAATTCAGAAGCATTTGGGTAAACTGCGTCACTGGCAGCAGGTTCTAGAAGACATGAATGTACAACACAAAAAACCTGCAGAAATGCCTCAAGGACCGTTAGCTTATCTAGAACAGGCTTCTGCAAATATTCCTGCACCCATGAAGCAAACATGA